Genomic DNA from Desulfurivibrio alkaliphilus AHT 2:
TGCCGGTCTACCGGATCTTAAACGAGGTCACCGCTTTGCTGGAAAGCCGAGGCGGGGCACGCCACCTGCCGCCGACCCTGCCACCAACCGCTGGTGATGCCGTGACCACCCTTTTTTCCGGCCTGGCCGATCTCTGGCTGACCGGTGGTCTCGACCCCGCCATCCAGCCGGTGCTGGCAAAGCTTGACCGGCGGGCCAGCGCCAACGGCTACCACTGGCTGGCCGCCGGCTACCGGAGCCTGCTGCAGGCTGCCTCCCCAAGGCCACTCCGACCGGCCACCAAAGACCAACCGGCAGCGCAGAACAGCCGGCCGGCCGCCACTATCCCGCTGAGCTGGAATATCGGCGCCCTGGTCAAAACCACCGAACCATGGCGCCACGCCGTCATGGCGCTGCAGCACCACGACCCCCGTCCAACGACAAAGGAAAGCCCCCGGCGACTGGCCTGGCTGCTGCGTTACCGGGAAGATTTGGACCACTGTGGGCTCCGACCGCTATTTCAGCAACGACGGCCGGACGGCACCTGGAGCCGGGGCCGCCCGGTGGCCCTAAACCGGCTGCTCGCCCTGACCGAAGGAAACCCTGACAGCCGCCACCGTCCGTTACCAGCCATCGATCAACTGCCGCTTTCCCCACGGGATCAGGCCATCTGCCATTGCCTGGCCCGCGGCGGCTCGACCCTAAGCGGCGGGTTCCACGTTCTCCCCCAACCGGACCTGCACCTGCTGGTCGGTCACCCCCATCTTTATCTGGCCGGCGCCGGCCACCAGCCTCTCCGGCTGGAGCACGGCCAACCTACCCTGCTCATCGAACCGGAGCCGCCCCAAAACCTGCGCCTGCGCCTCCACCCCTTCCCCCCCCCTACCGGCCAGACGCTGCACCGCCGGGATGAAACTTGTCTCCAGATCATTTCCAGTCCCCCGGCATTGCGGGAGTTAGCCGCCTGGCTTGGCCCGGAGGGGGTGAGCCAACCCCGGCAGGGCAGCCAGCAGCTGCTTGCCCTGTTGCGCGAACTGCCACCGGATCTAGCGGTATTTTCCTGCCTCGATCTGCAGTTGCCGCACAGCGAAACCATGGCGCCGAACAATCGGGTAATCGTGCAATTTTTCCCCGCCTCCTCAGGCTTGAAGGTACGCCTGCGGGTTCGCCCCCTGGGCCCCGATGGCCCCGAGCTTAACCCCGGCCACGGCCCGCCCCTGCTCTGGGCCGGCATCAGTGGCCGCCGCTACCGCCTGCGCCGCGAACTGGCCGAAGAAACCGACCGGGCCCAAAAACTGGCGGCGTACTGCAAGCTGGACTGGAAGAGGCAACAGAGCAACGACCCGGCCGGCCCCGATCCCGCCACCTGGACCTTGACCTCCCCCCAAAGCTGCCTGGAGTTTTTAAACCGGCTGCAGGAAATTTCCCCCCCGGTGCCCCAGGAGTGGCCGGCCGGCCGGGGTTTTTCGCTAAGCCCCACCATTGAGTTGCAGCGATTGCAACTTAAGATCAGCAAAAAAAACGACTGGTTCGCTTTAAACGGCGCTTTGCAGCTGGACGACGGTCTGGTGCTGGAACTCTCCTCGCTGCTGCGCACCACCAAGCGAGGCAAGGGGCGGTTCATTCCCCTCGGGCATGGCCGCTTTCTCAGCTTAAGCAACGAACTTAAGCGTAAAATAGATGAGATCGAGGCTTTTGCCGAGCTCCACCGGGGCGAGATCAGGCTGCACCCTTTGGCCGTGCGGCTGTTGCTCAACGCCGAAGAACCCCAGGTGCCGGGCCAACGGCCGCAGGTATCCACCGATGGGCACTGGCAGGACTTCCTGACCCGGCTGGAGCAGAACCGCACCCGGCAGGACCCGCCACCGACCGGCCTGAAAACCCGACTGCGCCATTACCAACTGACCGGCTACCGCTGGCTGCGCCAGATGGCCGACCTGCAGCTAGGCGCCTGCCTGGCCGACGACATGGGCCTGGGCAAGACCATTCAGGCCCTGGCCCTGTTGCTGGCCCGGTCCAATCAAGGGCCCGGCCTGGTGGTGGCCCCCACCTCCCTGTGCCTTAACTGGCAGGCCGAAGCCCACCGCTTTGCCCCGGGGCTGAGACTGATCCACTACAGCGGCCGCAACCGCAGCCAGTTACTGACGCAACTGGGGGCCGGCGATCTGGTGGTCTGCAGTTACGGCATGCTGCAGCGGGACGCCGGGGTTATCGGTGCCGTTCACTGGCACACCATTGTGCTGGACGAGGCCCAGGCCATCAAAAATTTTCTGGCCAAACGCTCCCGGGCGGCCATGCAGTTGCAGGGTGACTGCAAGCTGATCACCACCGGCACCCCGCTGGAAAACCATCTCACCGAACTGTGGACCCTGTTTCGTTTCATCAACCCCGGCTTGCTGGGCAGCCTGGAACAGTTCAGGAAAAAATTCATCATCCCCATCGAGCAGCACGGTGACCAGCAGGCCCGGCAACGACTGAAAAAACTGCTCACCCCATTCATTCTGCGCCGGCTCAAGAACGAGGTATTGCAGGAACTGCCGCCGCGCACCGATATCACCCTGCAGGTCAGCATGCACCGGGAGGAGGCCGCCTTGTATGAGGCCTTGCGCCGGCAGGCCAGGGCAACCTTGAAAAACGGCGCCAACCGTGACCGCCCCGGCGCCCCGCTGCAGGTGCTGGCGGAAATCATGAAGCTGCGGCGGGCCTGCTGCCACCCCCGGCTGGTGTTGCCGGACAGCACCATGCCCGGGGCCAAGCTGGAACTTTTGACCAAGGTGGTGGCGGAACTGCTGGAAAACCGACACCGTATCCTGGTTTTCAGCCAGTTTGTCGACCACCTGGCCATCGTCCGGCAGTATCTGGATGAACAACAGATCAGTTATCAGTATTTTGACGGGGCCACGCCGGCCCGCGTTCGCCAGCAGCGAGTCCGGGACTTTCAGGCCGGCCGGGGAAAACTGTTTTTGATCAGCTTGCGGGCCGGCGGCCTGGGGCTCAACCTTACCGCCGCCGATTACGTGATCCACCTTGACCCATGGTGGAATCCGGCGGTTGAAGAGCAGGCTTCCGATCGGGCCCACCGCATCGGCCAGGACAAACCGGTTACCATCTACCGCCTGATTACCACCGGCACCATCGAAGAAAAGATCCTGGCGATGCACCAGCAAAAACGACATTTAGCCGCAGAGTTACTGGACGCCACCCGTTCCGGCCCACCTCGCAGTTACGATGAACTGTTGGCTCTGCTGGAAAAATAGGTAAAATTACTGATAGCACTTCAAGCGCCGGACAACCACCGGTTGGAGCGCGCCACCAGGCAAAATAAGGAAAAACATGATTGGAAAGCTGCAATTAAGCCTTAGCTGTAAGTTGATCGTCGGCTGCGTTTTGACCCTGCTGATCACCATGAGCATCACCTTCTACCTGATCAGCCTCCGCCAGGAGCGGTTGATCGTGCAACAGGCGGAGAACGAGGCCCGGACCATCTTTCGCCAAATCATCGTCACCCGTAAATGGGTGGCCGACCATGGCGGGATTTTTGTCCGCCAGACATCTCAGCAACCCTGGATCAGGCCCTCCCCGTTTATGGTCAATGCCGACATCACCGACCAGCTTGGCCGGCGCTATCTGCTGCAAACCCCGGCCATGGTGACCAAGGCCCTGGCCGATTACGCCAAGGAGGAAGAAACCTACTGGTTTCGTATCACCAGCCTCAATCCGGTAAACCCCGCCAACCGCCCCGATGAAACCGAACGGGCCGCACTTGAGGCCTTCAGCCGTGAAGAAATCGACGAATTGATGGTCATGGAGACCATCAGCAGCGATGTCTACCTGCGCTACATCTCCCCACTCTACATTGACAGGGTCTGCCTGGATTGCCACGGCAACTACCGGCTCAATGAGGTCCGCGGCGCCATCAGCGTCGCCGTGCCGCTCAGCGAGACCTTCGCCGAGGCGGCCCGGAACCGGCGCCTGCTGTTTGCCTCCATGGGCCTGGTGGTGATGGTCCTGAGCGGTTCGCTGCTACTGATGATCCGCCACCTGGTGCTCACCCCCATGCAGACCCTGGCCACCGCCATGACCCGTTATTCCCGCAGCGGACACGCCGATGATGCGGTGGTGCTGCAAACCGGTGATGAGCTTGAAGCCCTTTCCCACTCCTTTGCCAGCATGGCCGGCAAACTCAGCGACTATCACCACAATCTGGAAGACAAAATCCAGATCGCTACCCGTGATCTGGAACAGAGCAACCGGCAACTGCTGGAGGCCAACCGGCTGCTGGCCGCCACCAATCTCCGGAAATCGGACTTTATCGCCCGAGCCTCCCACGAGTTACGCACCCCGCTGACTTCAGTCAAAGGCGGCATGGAATACCTGACGGCCAAGCTCGCCAGCCTGGACCGGGATACCGGCCAGGCCTGCAACCGCGACGAACTGCTGGACTTTCTCAAGCTGATCCGCAACAACACCGACCGGCTGATTCGCATGGTCAACACCATGCTGGACATTGAGCATATCGAAATGGGCACGGTCTCCTCCCTTAATATCCGGGATTTCGACCTGGCCCTGATCATCTGGGAAAGCCGGGAGGAACTGGCCCTAACCGCCGCCGGCAAAGACATTGAGCTTACCATCCAAGGACCGCAGACCATGATGGTGCGGGCCGATGAGGACCGCATCCGGCAGGTGCTGACCAACCTGCTGGCCAATGCCGTCAAGTTCTCCCCAACCAACTCAGCCGTGCAACTCTGTTTCCGCCAGGATCAGGAAGTAACGCTGGTGGAGGTACTGGATCGGGGGGCGGGGATCGAGCCCGGACAGGAAGAGAAGATCTTTGAGAAATTTTATCGCTTGGGCGACAAGGAAGGCAGCGGCCTGGGGCTGGCCATCTGCCGCAGCATCATCGAGGCCCATGGCGGTCACATCGGCGCTGAAAACCGCCCCGGAGGCGGGGCCCGGTTTTATTTTCAGCTGCCATCCCGGTAATCGCCGTGGGCCGGCAGGAGGAGGCAACCTTACATTATTTTAGCAATTTTAAGAAAAATGTGTTTAATTAAGATTGTTTGTCGACTTTGAGCAAGTCGTAGAGACGCCAAAAGTAGTAACCGGCAAGCTGAAAATTGCCGGTTACCGGGCGCCGGTCGCCCCTTACGGCAACGCCCGACCGCACCTCACCTACACCGCCGCTAACGAGAACCGCAAAACATGGAAGAAAGCGCCGCAACCTCAACCCTGCTGGCCATCGACGACGACCAGGACATTCTCAAGGTACTCAAGGCCAACCTGGAACTGCATGGCTTCAAGCTGGTTACCGCCACTTCCCTGACCGAGGCCCGCCAGGTCCTGGAGTCACTCCAGCCGGACCTGATTATTCTTGACTTGATGCTGCCCGACGGCGACGGCCTGGAGTTCTGCTGCTCTCTGAAGTCGATTCATCCCCAGTTGCCGATTATCATGCTCACTGCCCGGGACAAGGTCTCCGACAAGGTGGTGGGGCTGGAACTGGGGGCCGATGATTATGTGGTCAAGCCTTTTGAGACCAGCGAGTTGCTGGCCAGGATCAAGGCACGGCTCAGGTCAAGCCCGGGAGGGGCCCCCAATCCGGTGATCCGGGCCGGCGAGTTGGAAGTGGACCTGCGTAACCAGACGGTTAGCGTCAACGGCCAGGAGATTTATCTGACCGCCAAGGAGTTCCAGCTGCTGGCCTGCCTGGTGGAAAACCGCAACAACCTGGTAACCCGGGATGAGATTCGCAAAAGGCTGTGGCGCGACTCCAAAATCTATTCCTGGAGCCGGGTGATTGATGTGCACATTCAGCACTTGCGCCAAAAAATCGAAAAGACCCCCTCCCGCCCCCGCTTTATCATCACGGTACCGGGCCGGGGCTACCGTTTTGCCGAAGAGTAGCAGCGGAAGCTGCTACGGTACGGTTAGAAACTCCACCTCACCGCTAAGCTCATAACGGCCGTCGACCAGGAAGTAATCCAGGCTCTGCCCCCGGGCCGACACTTCGTCTCCGCTGATCTCGACCCCTACCCGGCTACTCACCCGCCCCTCCCGTTCATAATAATTCAGGGCCTGGGTGCGAAGAGAAAAACCGTCGGCATCAAGCAGTCTTACATTATCTTCCAGCTCCAGTACCGCCAACGCCTGATCATAACGGCCGTGATCGGCGTCAATCCAGACCTGCTCCGCTTCGTCCCGAAAAAAGACGGCCTCCACCCCGGTCAGGAAAAACCCCTCTCCCCCGGCACCGGAGCGCAAATCACGGCTGTTAGCCCGCCACTCCAGGGTGCCATCGATTTCCTGGGCAAAGCGGACCTGCTCCATGGTGAAGTGCTGTTCCTCCGTCGGCCGGCGCTCTCGCACCTCATCATCACCAACCGGCACCGGCGGCGGGGCTAAAAAATCGCTCAACCGCGCCCCGTAAAGCGGCCAGCCCAAGGCCAGCAACAGGGGCAGCAGCCAAAGCAGGTTGCGCATTCCGTGCATCATCTGATCAGTTTTAACCGGCTCAATTAAGGTGTAATCGCAAAAACACACCAAGCGGGTTGGTCGGTAAGGCGAGAGCAATTAGTTACAAAGCGTGCCCAGTCGGCGGCCGTTGCCAACCTAGCGGGCATAATCGGCCAGCAGTTTATCCCGCATGCCCCGGGCTTCGATGATCAGCTCGCAGACCTCACGCACCGCCCCGCGGCCACCGGCGGCGCGGGTGACGTAATGGGCCGCCGCCCGCACTTCGGCCACCGCGTCGGCCACCGCCACGGCCAGGCCGGCCCGCAGCAACAGAGGGAGATCGAGCCAGTCGTCGCCCACGTAGGCCACCTGCTCCGGCGCCAGCTTTTCCGCCGCCAGCACCTGCTGCCAGACCTCAAGCTTTGCTCCCCGGCCCTGGTAAACGTGACGCAGCTGCAAATCCTCGGCCCGGCGCCGCACGGTCTCGGAGGTTCGGGCGGTAATCAGCCCGGTTTCCACCCCGGCCTCCCGCAACAGCCTGATGCCCAGCCCATCGCGGGTGGAAAAGGACTTCATCTCGTAACCTTCCGGCCCGTAGACAATGGTGGAATCGGTCAAAACGCCGTCAACATCAAGCAGCAGCAGTTTAATTCCGGCCGCCTGCGGCAGGCAGTTTTTCCAGGCATAACTCCGCTCCGGCCCGCCGGCGCGTTCCAGGGAACGCTGGCGCAAGCCCTGGGTAATCTCGCAATCGGAGGGGTAGTGTAAGCGGTTACGGGGTGCTACATTACCGCTTTGGGGGGTGGTGTGATCCGGGCCTGCCATGACTGTCTCCGGGGCCGGCCGCTAGACAGCGGCGCTCAGTTGATGAATGGCCAAGACCTGGCGCAGGAGTTCTTCCACCTGGTCCAGGGGCCAGGAGTTGGGGCCGTCACAAAGGGCCTGCCGGGGGTCGGGATGGACCTCCATGAACAGGCCGTCAATGCCCACCGCCGCCGCCGCCCGGGCCAGAGTCGGCACAAAACGGCGCTGGCCACCGGATCTATCGCCGGCGCCGCCGGGCAACTGCACGCTGTGGGTGGCATCGAAGATCACCGGGCTGCCCAATTGGCGCAACAGCGGCAGGGAACGCATGTCGACCACCAGGTTGTTGTAGCCGAAACTGCTGCCCCGCTCGGTGAGCAGCACCCCCCCGGTACCGGCGGAGCGAACCTTGGCCGTGGCCGGGGCCATATCCCAGGGGGCAGCGAACTGGCCTTTTTTAACATTAACCGGCTTGCCGGTTTGTGCCGCTGCCACCAGCAGATCGGTCTGGCGGCAGAGGAAGGCGGGAATCTGCAGTACGTCGAGTACCGCGGCGGCGGCCGCCGCCTGCCCGCTTTCATGGACATCGGAGATCAGGGGCAGATCAAATTCACGGCCGATGGCCGCCAGCATGGCCAGCCCTTCCGCCGGCCCCGGCCCCCGGTATGATTCCAGTGAGGTCCGGTTGGCCTTATCAAAGGAGGCCTTGAAGATCAGGTTAACCCCCAGGCGGGCAGAGACTTCCTTGAGATGGCCGGCAATTTGGCGCATGATCGACTCGGACTCGATCACGCAGGGGCCGGCCAGCAGGGTCAGGGGTTGCCCCGGCCCGATCCGGAAACGCCCGGCTATCTCAACCGGCTGTATTACCGAAGCCATGTTGCCCGGCTCAGCCATGTTGCCCGGCGTCCTGCTGGTGAGTCAGGGCCGCCCGGATAAAGGCGGTAAAGAGCGGATGCGGCTGCATGGGGCGAGACTTGAATTCCGGGTGAAACTGGCAGCCCAAGAACCATGGATGATCGGCCAGTTCAACAATTTCCACCAGCTTATCATCCGGTGAGGTGCCGCCGATCACCAGCCCTTTGTCCGCCAGCGGTTGGCGGTATTCGTTATTGAACTCGTAGCGGTGCCGGTGACGCTCGTTGATCAACTCTTCACCGTAGGCATCCATGGCGTTGGTCCCGGGCTGCAGCCGGCAGGGATAACTCCCCAGCCGCAGGGTGCCGCCCAGATCGGTGGCCTCATCGCGCACCTGCACCTGGCTGGTCCGATAGTCGTACCATTCTTTGATGAAGTAAATCACCGGGTGGGGGGTTTTGGGGTTGAACTCGGTGCTGTCGGCATCTTGCAGGCCGGCCACATGGCGGGCAAACTCGACGGTGGCCAGCTGCATCCCCAGGCAGATCCCGAAAAACGGCACCTTCTGTTCCCGGGCATAACGGATGGCTAAAATCTTGCCGGCCACCCCGCGACCGCCGAAGCCGCCGGGCACCAGGATGCCATGACAACCGGCCAGCAGGGTGGCCGCCCCTTCCAGGCCGTGGGCTTCAATATCTTCGGCACTGACATAACGCAGCACCACCCGGGCGTCATTGGCCACGCCTCCGTGCACCAGGGCTTCATGCAGGCTTTTATAAGACTCCTTCAGCTCCACATATTTGCCGATGATGGCGATATTGACTTCCGAGGCAGGATTTTTGATCTTTTCCACCAGTTCGCTCCATGGTTCCAGGCGCGGGGAGCCGGTCCAGACATTGAGCTGCTTGAGGATTTTGTCGTCCAGCCCTTCTTTGTGAAACCACAGGGGCACTTCATAGATGTTGTCCACGTCGCGGGCGGTGATCACCGCGTCCCGCTCGACATTGCAAAACAGGCCGATTTTGGCCTTCAATTCATCACTGAGCGTCGTTTCGGTGCGACAAAGCAGGATATCGGGCTGGATCCCGATGGCCCGCAGTTCCTTAACGCTGTGCTGGGTGGGTTTGGTTTTCACCTCGCCGGCGGTTTTGATGAAAGGCACCAGGGTGACATGCAGATAAAGGGTGTTTTCCCGCCCCAGATCGCTGCGCAACTGCCGGATGGCCTCCAGGAAGGGCAGCGATTCAATATCGCCGATGGTGCCGCCGATTTCGATGATGGCCACATCCACCTCGCCTTCCAGCTGGCGTACGGCGGCCTTGATTTCATCGGTCACATGGGGAATCACCTGCACGGTGCCGCCCAGGTATTCACCCCGGCGCTCCTTGCTGATCACCGTATGGTAAATGCGCCCGGAGGTGTAGTTGTTGCGCTGGCTCAGGCTCACCGAGGTATAACGCTCGTAGTGCCCCAGATCCAGATCGGTTTCGGCCCCGTCATCGGTGACGTATACCTCGCCGTGCTGAAAGGGGTTCATGGTACCGGGATCGACATTGATGTACGGGTCCAGCTTCTGGAAGGTAATACTCAGGCCCCGGCTTTCCAGCAAGGCGCCGATGGCGGCGGCGGCCAGGCCCTTACCCAGGGAGGAAAGCACTCCGCCGGTGATAAAGATAAACTTGGTTCGCGTTGTCCGTTGGGCAGGTTTCATGGCTCCAGGTTCTGCAACAAATTGGTCGGAGGCGGGTCGGCGCTGCTGCTTGCGCCGATCATCATGCCATCGTACCATTAGCATAATCGCCTCTGGGTGATGGCAACAGGCTGACAGGGGCGGATCGGCAAGCGACGCGGGGTAAGTGAGTAACGGGACACCCCGTGATCGCTTACCCCGTGGACGCTTGCGGCCGCCTTTATCCGGCCGAATATAGCACCAACCGGGCTGGAGGAAAAGCAAAAAGCCGGGACTTTTTTGGCGATGGCGGATAAAGTATCGCCAATTCAGCATCCCACTGAAATCCTACCACCCATTCATTAGGCGCCAACTTTAAGGAAGCATGATGATGATGTCAAACCAGGGTCCTTTTTTTCGGCCATACCACCCCAGCCATGGCTGGCGATTGCTGGGCCTGCTGCTGGTGCTGATGGTTTTGGGGGCCTGTGGCAAACCTCAGGTAATCTCCAGCCCCACCGGCAAGAGCCGGGTGGAAGCACCGCATGATTCTCCGGCCAGAATCCCCCCCACCCAGCGGCCCTACCAGATCCAAGGAACCACCTATTACCCGATTCCTTCCGCCCACGGCTACTCTGAAACCGGCATCGCCTCATGGTACGGGCGCAAGTTCCATGGCCGCCGCACCTCCAACGGCGAGATTTACGACATGCATGCCATGACCGCCGCCCATAAAACCTTGCCCATGGACACCCACCTGCTGGTGGAAAATTTGGAAAACGGCCGGGAAATCACGGTGCGAATCAACGACCGGGGGCCGTTCGTGCGGGGCCGCATCATTGATCTGTCTTACCGGGCCGCCCAAAAACTGGGAATGGCCGAACAGGGCCTGGCCCAGGTAAGAATCACCGCCCTGGGGGCCACCGAGCGTTACGTGGAAGATGGCCAGCTCCAGCAGCGTTTCACCGCCACCCCAGATTTTGAGCATGGTGAATTTTATGTCCAGGTCGGCGCCTTTACGGTGGCGGAAAACGCCACTCGCCTGCGGGACCAATTGCAGGAGTGGGGCCGCACGGCGGTGATCCGGGAATATGACCACGGCGGCAGGCTGTTTCACCGGGTCCAGGTGGCCGCCGGGGATACTTTAAGCGGCGCCCTGCGCCTGGAACGGGTGCTGATCGAAGCGGGATACACCGACGCCTTCGTCGTTGCCCGTTGAAAAAATCGCGTCAGCACCGCATTTTGCGGCGATCGGCCCGGCTTGCGTACCTGGGGTACGCGGCGCCGGGCCGCTTGCCGCAACCTGCGGCACTGACGCGATTTTTTTACTTGGCCCAGTGATGCCGCGATTTTTCCCTTGCTCCATGATGCGTGCTTATGTGGTGCCCCGTTTGGATTTCTTTGCCGGCGGGAGGCGGTGGCTTACTGTTTTGGGTGGGCTACTTGCCAAACGGCCTTGGGATACTTATGTTCTTGCCTGAATTGTTTCGGTTGAATTAATTATCTGTTTTTAGCTAAGGACTGATCGGGATATGGATTACTACAAGGCTTTGGGGGTTGGGCGTTCGGCCAGCCCGGAAGAGATTAAGAAGGCCTATCGCAAGCTGGCCCTTAAATATCACCCGGACCGCAACCAGGGCAACAAGGAGGCGGAAAACCGCTTTAAGGAGATCAGTGAAGCCTACGCCGTGCTCAGTGACCCGGAAAAGCGCAAGCAGTACGACACTTTCGGCGCCGACGGTTTCCAGCAGCGCTACTCCCAGGAAGACATCTTCCGCAACGCCAACATCAACGACATTCTGCGGGAGTTCGGCATCAACCTGGGCGGTGGCCGGGCCACTTTTCACGGCGGCATGGGCGGCGGGCCCAGTTTCTTCGACGAGCTGTTCGGGGTCGGCGGAATGAGCGGCATGGGGGGCCAGGCCCAGGATTTCCGCCACTTCCAGCAGGATCCGCGCCGGCAGCAAATGGTTAAGGGCAACGACTTAAGCCTGGAGTTGCCGGTGACCCTGGAAGAGGTGCTGCACGGCAGCGAAAAGACCATTTCCTTGGGGCATGGGGGCAAAAGCGACAAGGTCTCGGTGAAAATCCCCGCCGGGATCGAAGACGGCAAGAAGTTGCGGATCAACGGCAAGGGCGCCCCATCTCCCATGGCCGGTCCGCCGGGCGATTTATTGCTGCTGATCAGGGTGAAGCCCCACCCGGTGTTCAGCCGGGAAGGCCGGAACCTGGTGGTGGATCAGGAGATTCCCTTAAGCGGCGCCCTGCTGGGCACCGATATCGCCGTACCCACCCTGGAAGAACGCCGGCTCAAGGTCAAAGTGCCGGCCGGCAGCAAGCCCGGCGCCAAACTACGCCTGAAAGGTCAGGGGCTGCCGGGCGCGGGTGGGGCCCGGGGCGACCTGCTGGTCCGCCTCAACCTCAAAATGCCCGCCAAATTAACCGCGGACCAGCGCGAACTGGTTAAAAAACTGGCAGCAACCGGGCTTTAACAGCCCGCCCGAAACGGACGGTTAACGGCGGTTTTAAAAGCTCACGACTTGACAAAGGCCCGCGGCCCCTGGACCTGCACCCGGTTGCGCCCGCCTTCCTTGGCCACATAGAGGGCCTTGTCCGCCGCACAGATCAGATCCTGCTCACTGAACTCCGGCTGCGGCACCACCGAAGAAACCCCGAAGCTCATGGTAAGCTGCAGCCGGGTGCCCGATTCCGGGTGCTCAACACTCATCTTCTCCACCTCCTGGCGGACGGTTTCAGCCAGGTGCCGCCCCCCTTCCAGGTCGGTTTCCGGCAGCAGGATCACGAACTCCTCCCCGCCAAAACGGGCCGCCAGGTCTGAAGGGCGCATCAGCGGGCTGCGAATCACCGCAGCGATTCTGACCAGGCACTCATCACCCACCAGATGCCCGAAGTTGTCGTTGAACTGCTTGAAGGAATCGATATCACCCAGGACCAGGGTCAGCGGATGCCGGTTGCGCATGGCCCGCCGCCATTCGGTGTGAATGGTTTCCTGGAAGCAGCGACGATTGGCCAGGCCGGTCAGAGCGTCGGTAAGGGAAAGTTCATTAAGCCGGGCGTTGGCCTCTTCCAGTTGCGACTTGACCCCCAGCAGTTCCCGCACCTTGCGATCCAACTCGGCGCTCTTTTGGGCCAGCAGTCGCTGCTGGCGGTCCAACTGCAGAAAGATCTCCACTTTGCTGCGCAGAATATGGGCATTGATGGGCTTGAAGAGATAGTCCACCGCGCCGGCTTCATAGGCCTTAAAGACATGTTTGTCTTCCTTGCTGATGGCGGTTACGAAGATGATCGGCAGATGCCTGGTCTGCTTGCGGCCCCGCAACAGGCTGGCGGTTTCAAAACCGTCCATCCCCGGCATCTGCACATCAAGCAGGAGCAGGGCAAAGTCATGCTCCAGCAGCAGGGAAAGGGCCTGTTCACCGGAAGTAGCGGTGACCAACTGCGCCTCCATCCCTTCAAGCAGCCCTTCCATCACCAGCAGATTGGCCGGCTGGTCATCGACAATGAGAATTTTCGGTATACCCGGCATAATCTCAACTTATCCCCAAAAACAAAATATTCACGCCGGCCGGTAAAGGTTGGCCAGAAAACGCCCGATGGCCGGTAACGGCAGCACAAAATCCACTTCGGCGGCCTGGATGGCGGCCCGCGGCATGGTCGGAAATTCAGCCCCGGCCGGATCCTGCACCACCGCCAAGCCACCCCGGCGCTTCACCGCCGCCAGGCCGCGGCTGCCGTCATCGTTGGCCCCGGTCAGCACCACGGCAATCAGGCCGGCGCCATGGACCTCGGCGGCGGTTTCAAACAGCAGATCAATGCTGGGCCGGGAAAAGTTGACCCAATCCTCCAGGGAAAGGGCCAACGAGCCGTCATCCTCCACCAGCAGGTGGTAATTGGCCGGCGCCAGGTAGGCGGTGCCGGCCACCGCCGACTCCTTGTCTTCCGCCTCCTTGACTCGAATGGCGCAGCGCTGATCAAGCCAACGGGCCAGGTAGTCATCGGCATCCCCCCCCAGGTGCTGCACCA
This window encodes:
- a CDS encoding DEAD/DEAH box helicase, with translation MQHPHQEPTPATNPPSQAAYRQICKRLEQALQDHDLEGFQGAMLQWFNFQPRADFPDPVLACCTRPFTPSRFATLPAPIRLYALQAIFRHHIPRLLDLQPQLDFLRQPVALAGLSQKFQQPFLYLLLAALLLRGETEPAGELFQRHHRKLGGCGLRGWLFFLHGDYTAAIRSFKIDLNRLRRREENPGAFFTGFEGIIMLLSLLAADNHRHLELIRTLTDDLALVQPHNPLLPVYRILNEVTALLESRGGARHLPPTLPPTAGDAVTTLFSGLADLWLTGGLDPAIQPVLAKLDRRASANGYHWLAAGYRSLLQAASPRPLRPATKDQPAAQNSRPAATIPLSWNIGALVKTTEPWRHAVMALQHHDPRPTTKESPRRLAWLLRYREDLDHCGLRPLFQQRRPDGTWSRGRPVALNRLLALTEGNPDSRHRPLPAIDQLPLSPRDQAICHCLARGGSTLSGGFHVLPQPDLHLLVGHPHLYLAGAGHQPLRLEHGQPTLLIEPEPPQNLRLRLHPFPPPTGQTLHRRDETCLQIISSPPALRELAAWLGPEGVSQPRQGSQQLLALLRELPPDLAVFSCLDLQLPHSETMAPNNRVIVQFFPASSGLKVRLRVRPLGPDGPELNPGHGPPLLWAGISGRRYRLRRELAEETDRAQKLAAYCKLDWKRQQSNDPAGPDPATWTLTSPQSCLEFLNRLQEISPPVPQEWPAGRGFSLSPTIELQRLQLKISKKNDWFALNGALQLDDGLVLELSSLLRTTKRGKGRFIPLGHGRFLSLSNELKRKIDEIEAFAELHRGEIRLHPLAVRLLLNAEEPQVPGQRPQVSTDGHWQDFLTRLEQNRTRQDPPPTGLKTRLRHYQLTGYRWLRQMADLQLGACLADDMGLGKTIQALALLLARSNQGPGLVVAPTSLCLNWQAEAHRFAPGLRLIHYSGRNRSQLLTQLGAGDLVVCSYGMLQRDAGVIGAVHWHTIVLDEAQAIKNFLAKRSRAAMQLQGDCKLITTGTPLENHLTELWTLFRFINPGLLGSLEQFRKKFIIPIEQHGDQQARQRLKKLLTPFILRRLKNEVLQELPPRTDITLQVSMHREEAALYEALRRQARATLKNGANRDRPGAPLQVLAEIMKLRRACCHPRLVLPDSTMPGAKLELLTKVVAELLENRHRILVFSQFVDHLAIVRQYLDEQQISYQYFDGATPARVRQQRVRDFQAGRGKLFLISLRAGGLGLNLTAADYVIHLDPWWNPAVEEQASDRAHRIGQDKPVTIYRLITTGTIEEKILAMHQQKRHLAAELLDATRSGPPRSYDELLALLEK
- a CDS encoding sensor histidine kinase: MIGKLQLSLSCKLIVGCVLTLLITMSITFYLISLRQERLIVQQAENEARTIFRQIIVTRKWVADHGGIFVRQTSQQPWIRPSPFMVNADITDQLGRRYLLQTPAMVTKALADYAKEEETYWFRITSLNPVNPANRPDETERAALEAFSREEIDELMVMETISSDVYLRYISPLYIDRVCLDCHGNYRLNEVRGAISVAVPLSETFAEAARNRRLLFASMGLVVMVLSGSLLLMIRHLVLTPMQTLATAMTRYSRSGHADDAVVLQTGDELEALSHSFASMAGKLSDYHHNLEDKIQIATRDLEQSNRQLLEANRLLAATNLRKSDFIARASHELRTPLTSVKGGMEYLTAKLASLDRDTGQACNRDELLDFLKLIRNNTDRLIRMVNTMLDIEHIEMGTVSSLNIRDFDLALIIWESREELALTAAGKDIELTIQGPQTMMVRADEDRIRQVLTNLLANAVKFSPTNSAVQLCFRQDQEVTLVEVLDRGAGIEPGQEEKIFEKFYRLGDKEGSGLGLAICRSIIEAHGGHIGAENRPGGGARFYFQLPSR
- a CDS encoding response regulator transcription factor, giving the protein MEESAATSTLLAIDDDQDILKVLKANLELHGFKLVTATSLTEARQVLESLQPDLIILDLMLPDGDGLEFCCSLKSIHPQLPIIMLTARDKVSDKVVGLELGADDYVVKPFETSELLARIKARLRSSPGGAPNPVIRAGELEVDLRNQTVSVNGQEIYLTAKEFQLLACLVENRNNLVTRDEIRKRLWRDSKIYSWSRVIDVHIQHLRQKIEKTPSRPRFIITVPGRGYRFAEE